The DNA window CAGCTTTCAATAGTCTGGTAGTAGTTACAGAAGGTTCAAAGTGAGAACACTACCTCACTGAAAATATGGTtgagaaacattttttctcattaaacaaacagacatttcaACTCGAAATGACACAAAACAGGGTTATTagttcagaaaacaaaataagggtacatttcaacacattgattttaaatttttattgtacaatattACAATCACATTTGTACAAATGgtgttcacaaaaaaaaaattcaattcagGCTACAAGAAGAAATGTTTGCTGGAGCCCGAAAACAACAAAGTCCTTGAGCACTGAACCTTTatgcagcagaggcaggaacatgctgctgctgcttggaGGGAgggccacatacacacacagacatctcaTCTGAGGTGGGCTAGCATGGCTTTCTCCCATTCACCCCATTAGATCTTAAAAACACAGGATGAGCAAAAGCAACAAGGTGGATACCAACGTCAGTGCAGATGATAATCATGTACTGAAACGGTCGCATAAAAAtccagtttgtgtgtctgtgtgtgttgtagtgaTAGCGGAGAAGGAACTAAGGGGATAAGGTTGTTGTTCATTTGTTGTTTGGTCCAGGTCCAATGCGTTAAGAAGCCGAGGCgcagggtcagaggtcatcagGCAGAGTTTAAGAGCGGGTGTACTTCCCCCAGATGTGCAGCATGAAGACTGAAGCAATGAAGAGCAGACTCATCACCAACACTGGCACTGGGCCGCTgtcacaacaaagaaaaaaactgattaacaaacacacacacacacacacagacagacaaaatccTATCATTTGCTGTTACCCCAACCACATTGAGAGTCTTAGTGGAGTGGGTGATTTTATTGATGAGCTTCGGAAACAAGGAGGGGCTCTCATCGCTGAAGGAGAGAGtgagtgggggtgggggtgcatCGCTAAGTAGCAGCATTGCCATGCCAACCATCTCCTCAGcgtccccctcctccccctgtcAGGAGGCTGTAATTGAGTTGACCTTTCAGAGTGGATCCTTTAATGAAGCTTTGAGGCTGACGTCTAACGCAGGAACAAACACGCACTCGATATACAGCACTGTATGGCGAGTCTGCCCTCCTTCGACTGCTGAGAGACACACTCAATAACCACCACAGCACCATCGATCAACCACGGCCAGCTATGGCCAGGAGACAGGACGCTTTCTCTAATATTAGGGGCGAGGATGCAGCAGAATATAAGTTTATGAAGTTGAGAGTTTTCTAAATGTGGGCTTTCCTGACACacaatcgtgtgtgtgtgtatatagacACAAACACTTAAATCAAGCTGATCCACTGCTCAGAGATGATTAGTTTTACCACAGAGGCACGTCTGCCCAATTTCCTGCCATTAAACACTCCTCCCATTCTACCTGATGAACATAAATAACACTAACGATAGCGCGTGTGTCGTAAATCCTGAGaattagtttgtgtttgtgagaggaggaaagttaaaaatgtcagaGGCTAGGTGTGTATGTTCCTGTGTGGAGGTATAACTGTTTTTATAAACTGCACTTACACTTTGAGGCCTGGCGAGTCTTCTGTGTAGAAGCGCCACATGCCACCGGTGCCTGCCGATCCTGTGGTCCTGCCACCGCTGCGTGTACTGCTGCTGGTAGCTTTCctgtggaacacacacacacgtcaagAATATATCGACACTGTCAAGTATGAGTCGACATCTCATTATCAAGGGCTTTGCATGACCACTAATTTGATCTTAAACTGTAGCTTTTTTTTCCTAGAGCAattttcatgttacaaagtactctatagtaaaacaacaagaaaacaagaacaaagagACACAATTTAAGGGAACACAACACAATGTTGTAAAAATCTGATAACTTTTACTCATTCAGCAGCttcttaaaacattttgacaacactgataaaaaaataaaataaaaaaataaaaacaaatttccaTTATAACCTGTATTCAGAAAACTACAGTAGCTGGTGCCAAAAGAGCAGAATGATTCATGGCTGCTTCACTCATGTGATGAGATTAAACAGAGGTTAATGAGGTAATGAAGAGGGTGATAGTAATGGGTAATAATGAGAGAGGTAACAGTGAGCCTCTGATTACACACTGATTAAGCCCACAGCACAACATCTATCTGCTGCTCTAATCTATGGaggagacaaacaaaaaatataggGAAGGGCTATCTGAAAATCATCAATCACTCTTTACAGTATGATGACATGAGCAGGCGGGGTCAATGCTGGGAGGATTTGGAAAATAATTATGGAGAGTGTTTGCAGGCCAAACGACCGCATAACTTATCTATCATGTGTAATGTAAAGTGGTCTTCAATGGATACTTTTTCACAGTGGTGGCCAGTGTGACAAATGAATTggaaaaaactaacaaagtgTCATGGTATCCAATGAAGACCACGAGTTGCCACAACAGCGTTAGTGCTTCTTGACAAGTCtctgaactctactggagggatgaactgtggcggtgttttgatgatggtggtggtggtcgaGAGGCCAAAAAGTCGGACCAAAATTTTCCATAGGAGTTCAACTGGGTTGAAATCTGGTGACTGTGACAGCCTTAGCaaatgattcacatcattttcacacTCCATGTAGGACTCACTGAATTGCAGTGAGTCCTACATAGAAGAATCTTCATTCATTATGTTACTGCACCCATTTATTCAGGTCTTTCctttaattcatcatttatctGTATGCACTGATGGAAACTTTACCCATCTTTCTACTGGATAATAAACATTAGAGTTAAAAGTCTGgtaggttgtgtgtgtgtgtgtacctctgtCTGACTGTGGAGCCTGCTGCGCGGGGAGCCACTGTCTTGCTGGGGGAACGGCTAGATGCCCCAACATTGGTTGCACTTGCTGCTGGTCCAGGCTGAGGGGAAGACACCAGAATTAATACACATAAACATGATTCAACTCCATTATATGAACTTTCTGACCGTCTGTCAAATCTCTGTTAttcactcacagacacacttacAGCTAAAGCTAACCAACAACATTCAGATAAAGAGATGATTCTTGAATAGCTAGCTTACTTTTGATTCTGACCAGTAACgttacagtgtgttttgtcAGAGACTGGTGGCAAAGGCCTTGACTATTGATCCACACTGTTCATTGCTTTCAATTTCTGGTGGTTAACAAGCAGTCTCAACCAAATATCTTCACGTACATACATGATTAATGAATTCAGTGGTGGCCAGcctaaaatatgtgttttgggACAGTTTGAGTTGCTGAAGAACAGCCACGTCCACAATTGATGAGCTgacgttagcaagctagctaacagATAGCGAAACGTTAGCTCAGGTCTCACGTCAAATGAGTGCAATATAGATGGTTAGCTTCAACACTAGTAACAGTTTCAGATAGAGCTGAAAATCttaccattttgttttatttgttccgATGCGAGCTGAAACCCTGAGCCTCTCTTCAAACTGATGTCCACGTCAAATGAACAGCAAGCAGTCGATGTGTGAATTGGTCAAAACTTGAGAAGAGGTCTCACAAAGC is part of the Siniperca chuatsi isolate FFG_IHB_CAS linkage group LG9, ASM2008510v1, whole genome shotgun sequence genome and encodes:
- the sec61b gene encoding protein transport protein Sec61 subunit beta, with translation MPGPAASATNVGASSRSPSKTVAPRAAGSTVRQRKATSSSTRSGGRTTGSAGTGGMWRFYTEDSPGLKVGPVPVLVMSLLFIASVFMLHIWGKYTRS